The Acinonyx jubatus isolate Ajub_Pintada_27869175 chromosome E3, VMU_Ajub_asm_v1.0, whole genome shotgun sequence genome has a window encoding:
- the ITGAL gene encoding integrin alpha-L isoform X4, which translates to MRLLTNTFHAINYVTEKVFRQDRGARPDATKVLIIITDGEATDSDQNIDSAKDIIRYIIGIGKHFETKESQETLHKFASKPAKEFVKILATFEKLKDLFTELQKKIYAIEGTSKQDLTSFNMELSSSGISADLSQGHGVVGAVGAKDWAGGFLDMDAKLQDDRFVGNEPLTPEARAGYLGYTVTWLPSDKTLTSLLAVGAPRYQHVGRVLLFQELKGRGHWSQVQKIDGIQIGSYFGGELCGVDMDQDGETELLLIGAPLFYGEQRGGRVFVYQRKQLGFEVVSELQGDPGYPLGRFGAAITALTDINGDELADVAVGAPLEGQGAVYIFNGQHGGLSPQPSQRIEGAQVFSGIRWFGRSIHGVKDLGGDGLTDVAVGAEGQVIILSSRPVVDVLTLMSFSPAEIPVHEVECSYSASNKKKEGVNITVCFQVKPITPQFQGHLVATLTYTLQLDGHRTRSRGLFPGGRRELSRNTEVTQDESCIKFWFHFPVCIQDLISPINVSLNFSLREEEGTPRDQWLQGQDIQPILRPLPHAETKEIPFEKNCGEDKECEANLKLSFSPARSRVLRLTPSASLSVELTLSNLREDAYWVQLNLSFPQGLSFRKVEILEPHSQIPVSCEELPQESKLLTRTLSCNVSSPIFKAGTLVAIQVMFHKLLNSSWGDFVELHASVNCDNEDSDLLEDNSATTSIPVLYPINILTKDQENSTLYVNFTPKGPKIRHAKHIYEVRIQPSAYDHNVPPLEALVGVPESHSKGPIKHEWTVQILPRGGQHTQDPSVTCHREDPETLPTVAEPCLPEAKFRCPLTFKQEILVQVIGTMELVEEIKASSMLSLCSSLSISFNSSKHFHLYDDSASLAQVIMKVDIVYEKDMLYIYVLSSTGGLLLFLVILGVLYKLGFFKRNLKEKMEATVEASNGIPREDSGQPEPKEEGGDPGCLEPLQEEETQDGNDKD; encoded by the exons ATGCGGCTGTTGACCAATACCTTTCACGCCATCAACTATGTCAC GGAAAAGGTGTTCCGGCAAGACCGGGGGGCCCGGCCAGATGCCACCAAAGTGCTTATCATCATCACTGACGGGGAAGCCACTGACTCAGATCAGAACATTGACTCAGCCAAAGACATCATCCGCTACATCATTGGG ATCGGAAAGCATTTTGAAACCAAGGAAAGTCAGGAAACGCTCCACAAGTTTGCCTCAAAACCTGCAAAGGAGTTTGTAAAGATTCTGGCCACGTTCGAGAAGCTTAAAGATCTGTTCACTGAGCTGCAAAAGAAAATCTATGCCATTGAGG GCACGAGCAAACAGGACCTGACATCCTTCAACATGGAGCTGTCCTCCAGTGGGATCAGCGCTGACCTCAGCCAG GGTCATGGTGTCGTGGGGGCAGTCGGAGCCAAGGATTGGGCTGGGGGCTTTCTAGACATGGATGCCAAACTGCAGGATGATAGATTTGTTGGGAATGAACCGCTGACACCAGAAGCAAGAGCAGGATATTTAG gttACACTGTGACCTGGCTGCCCTCCGACAAAACGCTCACATCGCTGCTGGCAGTTGGAGCCCCCCGATACCAGCATGTGGGGCGGGTGCTGCTGTTCCAGGAGCTGAAGGGCAGAGGACACTGGAGCCAGGTCCAGAAAATAGACGGGATCCAG ATTGGCTCTTATTTCGGTGGCGAGCTGTGTGGCGTTGACATGGACCAAGACGGGGAGACAGAGTTGCTGCTGATTGGAGCCCCCCTGTTCtatggggagcagaggggaggcagggtgtTTGTCTACCAGAGAAAACAG CTGGGGTTCGAAGTGGTCTCAGAACTGCAGGGGGATCCTGGCTACCCTCTCGGGCGATTTGGAGCAGCGATCACAGCCCTGACCGACATCAATGGGGATGAGCTGGCGGACGTGGCTGTGGGGGCCCctctggaggggcagggggctgtgTACATCTTCAACGGGCAGCATGGTGGGCTGAGCCCCCAGCCAAGCCAG CGGATAGAAGGGGCCCAGGTGTTCTCAGGAATTCGGTGGTTTGGACGCTCCATTCATGGGGTGAAAGACCTTGGAGGAGATGGCCTGACAGATGTGGCTGTGGGAGCGGAAGGGCAGGTGATCATACTCAG CTCCCGGCCTGTAGTAGATGTCCTCACTCTGATGTCCTTCTCCCCGGCTGAGATCCCAGTGCATGAAGTGGAATGCTCCTATTCAGCCAGtaacaagaagaaagaaggagttAACATCACAGTCTGTTTCCAGGTTAAGCCTATTACCCCCCAATTTCAAG GGCACCTGGTTGCCACCCTCACTTACACTCTGCAGCTGGATGGCCATCGGACCAGAAGCCGGGGGCTGTTCCCAGGAGGTAGACGTGAACTCAGCAGGAACACAGAGGTCACCCAAGACGAGTCCTGCATCAAGTTCTGGTTCCACTTCCCG GTGTGCATTCAAGACCTCATCTCTCCCATCAACGTCTCCCTAAATTTCTCTCTCCGGGAAGAAGAAGGGACACCAAGGGACCAATGGCTG CAGGGCCAGGACATTCAGCCTATCCTGAGACCCTTACCGCATGCAGAGACCAAGGAG ATCCCTTTTGAGAAGAACTGCGGGGAGGACAAGGAGTGTGAGGCGAACCTGAAGCTGTCCTTCTCCCCTGCAAG atccagagtcctACGTCTGACGCCCTCTGCCAGCCTCTCCGTAGAGCTGACGCTGAGTAACTTGAGAGAAGATGCCTACTGGGTCCAGCTCAACCTGAGCTTCCCCCAGGGACTCTCCTTCCGCAAAGTAGAGATACTCGAG CCCCACAGCCAGATACCTGTGAGCTGCGAGGAGCTTCCTCAGGAATCCAAGCTTCTGACCAGGACCCTCTCTTGCAACGTGAGCTCTCCGATCTTTAAAGCGGGCACCTTG gTTGCCATCCAGGTGATGTTCCACAAGCTGCTGAACAGCTCCTGGGGGGACTTTGTCGAGCTGCACGCCAGTGTGAACTG TGACAATGAGGACTCAGACCTCTTGGAGGACAACTCTGCCACCACCAGCATCCCAGTCCTGTACCCCATCAACATCCTCACCAAGGA CCAGGAAAACTCCACACTGTATGTCAACTTCACCCCCAAGGGTCCCAAGATCCGCCATGCCAAACACATCTACGAG GTGAGGATTCAGCCTTCTGCCTATGACCACAACGTGCCCCCCCTGGAGGCCTTGGTCGGGGTaccagagtcacacagcaaggGGCCCATCAAACATGAGTGGACTGTGCAGATCCTGCCCAGAGGAGGGCAACACACCCAG GATCCTTCTGTGACCTGCCACCGTGAGGATCCAGAGACGCTGCCCACTGTGGCTGAG CCTTGTTTGCCCGAAGCCAAGTTCCGCTGCCCACTTACGTTCAAGCAGGAGATCCTCGTCCAAGTGATCGGGACAATGGAGCTGGTGGAGGAGATCAAG gCCTCCTCCATGCTCAGCCTCTGtagctctctctccatctccttcaACAGCAGCAAGCACTTCCACCTGTATGACGACAGTGCCTCCCTGGCCCAG GTCATCATGAAGGTGGACATCGTGTATGAGAAGGACATGCTCTACATCTACGTGCTGAGCAGCACTGGGGGACTATTGTTGTTCCTGGTGATTCTCGGGGTACTCTACAAG CTCGGCTTCTTCAAACGGAACCTGAAGGAGAAGATGGAGGCTACCGTAGAAGCTTCGAATGGAATCCCTAGAGAAGACTCTGGACAACCAGAGCCCAAGGAAGAGGGTGGGGATCCGGGCTGCCTGGAGCCCCTCCAGGAGGAGGAGACCCAGGATGGAAATGACAAAGACTGA